Proteins from a genomic interval of Bifidobacterium longum subsp. infantis ATCC 15697 = JCM 1222 = DSM 20088:
- the rplQ gene encoding 50S ribosomal protein L17, whose product MPTPKKGPRLASSPAHERLMLANMATSLFQNGRITTTLPKAKRLRPLAERLITFAKRGDLHSRRRVMRVIRNKSVVHILFTQIAEQMEQREGGYTRIVKIAPRVGDAAPAAVIELVTEPVAKKAVVKEAEAAAKVAEEEAPAVEAEATEATEAPVEEAAAVEAEAPADAEKAE is encoded by the coding sequence ATGCCTACACCTAAGAAGGGCCCGCGTCTGGCTTCCAGCCCCGCACACGAGCGCCTCATGCTGGCAAACATGGCGACCAGCCTGTTCCAGAACGGCCGCATCACCACCACGCTGCCGAAGGCCAAGCGCCTTCGTCCGCTGGCAGAGCGCCTGATCACCTTCGCCAAGCGCGGTGATCTGCACTCCCGCCGTCGCGTGATGCGCGTCATCCGCAACAAGTCCGTGGTGCACATCCTGTTCACCCAGATTGCCGAGCAGATGGAGCAGCGTGAAGGTGGCTACACCCGTATCGTCAAGATCGCTCCGCGCGTTGGCGATGCCGCTCCGGCCGCTGTGATCGAGCTCGTCACCGAGCCGGTTGCCAAGAAGGCTGTTGTGAAGGAAGCTGAAGCCGCCGCCAAGGTTGCCGAAGAAGAGGCTCCGGCCGTTGAGGCTGAGGCCACAGAGGCTACTGAGGCTCCGGTCGAGGAGGCCGCCGCCGTTGAGGCTGAGGCTCCCGCTGACGCCGAGAAGGCCGAGTGA